In a genomic window of Thiosocius teredinicola:
- a CDS encoding SLC13 family permease — protein sequence MPATAGIANKTTWTRLLVAVLAGAVVWGAAAWVFPGTQAILTGLIAFLVILWTNEGLPLGAVSLLPLILFPAFGIADMQAVAANYANPIIFLFLGGFMLAIAVEATGLHQQIAFRLLAIFPNTARGMIFALALVAGLLSAFLSNTTTALLLMPLAMFLTDEPRLNVRFALAIAYGASVGGVATPIGTPPNLILLGFMEQHAIEPWAFVQWIGLVLPLEIAMFIAVGMLLSFGVSETRLSRPASAEKLNPGQRRVAYTLGGLLLLLLVNSPIQPFYAGLGLDERAILLAFGLSMLLPGVGVLNWTDCRKIPYEIIFLFGAGFSIAHAFGATGLSQAIGDLLLALTTLDLWLLIVIVALLVTFTTEITSNTALISMILPVVHSVSSSGALNSTLFMLVATICASYAFMLPIATPPNAIAIASGTVRPLTMMRFGLLLNLTGIALISLFALGYWRFVL from the coding sequence ATGCCCGCGACCGCCGGAATCGCCAACAAAACCACGTGGACGCGTCTGCTGGTCGCTGTTCTGGCCGGTGCCGTGGTGTGGGGAGCGGCGGCGTGGGTCTTCCCCGGGACACAGGCTATTCTGACCGGCCTTATTGCGTTTCTCGTTATCCTGTGGACCAACGAAGGCCTGCCACTGGGTGCAGTATCACTGCTCCCGCTGATCCTGTTCCCCGCGTTCGGTATCGCCGACATGCAGGCGGTTGCGGCCAACTATGCAAATCCGATCATTTTTCTGTTTCTTGGTGGCTTCATGCTCGCCATTGCGGTGGAAGCGACCGGGTTGCACCAGCAGATCGCGTTCCGCCTGCTGGCCATTTTCCCCAACACGGCGCGCGGCATGATCTTCGCGCTTGCCCTGGTAGCAGGGCTGCTCAGTGCGTTTCTTTCCAATACCACCACCGCACTGCTGCTGATGCCCTTGGCTATGTTTCTCACCGACGAACCGCGACTCAACGTGCGATTTGCCCTGGCCATCGCATACGGTGCCAGCGTCGGTGGCGTCGCTACGCCGATCGGCACGCCGCCTAACTTGATTCTGCTCGGGTTCATGGAACAACACGCCATCGAACCGTGGGCGTTCGTGCAATGGATTGGCTTGGTGCTGCCGCTGGAAATCGCGATGTTTATCGCCGTCGGCATGCTGCTGTCGTTCGGTGTCAGCGAGACGCGCTTGTCACGCCCCGCATCAGCAGAAAAACTCAACCCGGGTCAACGCCGCGTCGCCTACACGCTGGGGGGACTGTTGCTGCTGTTGTTGGTCAATTCACCGATCCAGCCGTTTTACGCGGGTCTGGGCCTGGACGAACGCGCGATCTTACTGGCTTTCGGACTCAGCATGTTGCTGCCTGGAGTAGGGGTGTTGAATTGGACCGACTGTCGCAAGATTCCGTATGAGATCATCTTTCTGTTCGGCGCCGGCTTTTCCATCGCACATGCGTTCGGCGCAACAGGCCTGTCCCAGGCAATCGGCGATCTGCTGCTCGCACTGACCACACTCGACCTGTGGTTGCTGATTGTTATCGTTGCCCTGCTTGTGACCTTCACCACAGAGATCACATCCAACACCGCACTGATCTCGATGATTCTGCCGGTGGTGCACTCGGTAAGCAGTAGCGGCGCCCTGAACTCGACGCTGTTCATGCTCGTCGCAACCATCTGCGCCAGCTACGCCTTCATGCTGCCGATAGCGACCCCGCCGAATGCGATTGCCATCGCATCCGGTACCGTGCGGCCTCTGACCATGATGCGGTTCGGGCTGTTGCTGAACCTGACCGGGATTGCGTTGATCAGCCTGTTCGCGCTGGGTTATTGGCGATTCGTGCTTTGA
- a CDS encoding ArsR/SmtB family transcription factor, translated as MNLELAAKRLAELGHSTRLGIFRHLVRCGPNGCPVGDVQQILDIPASTLSHHIGRLVSVGLVEQRRDGRVLYCLPMFEAFDETIEFLAAECCQGSYEIDETCAPSSKTQQRGRGRAR; from the coding sequence ATGAACTTGGAACTTGCAGCAAAACGGCTCGCTGAACTCGGACACAGTACCCGCCTGGGTATCTTTCGTCACCTCGTGCGCTGCGGACCAAACGGATGCCCGGTCGGCGATGTGCAGCAGATTCTCGATATTCCGGCATCGACGCTTTCACACCATATCGGACGATTGGTTAGTGTCGGCCTGGTCGAACAACGACGCGATGGACGCGTCCTGTACTGCCTGCCGATGTTTGAGGCATTCGACGAGACTATCGAATTTCTCGCCGCGGAATGTTGTCAAGGTAGCTATGAAATCGATGAAACCTGTGCACCGAGTTCGAAAACGCAACAGCGGGGTAGGGGTAGGGCACGTTGA
- a CDS encoding permease, which translates to MTSQPLFDRLIDTGLFALQLFAELALLFVLISFLVGALQEWLPADKVRHYLSARHGHGYLIGALIGAATPFCSCSTVPLTLGLLKSGAGFGPTMTLLFASPLVNPIIIALFWITFGIELTILYTAMGLGMAIGVSWLMDRSGFERYLKNDVIGRKVQTASVSLSSLQQPAANTQCCSTAQNPPLTVRLDASGIGVGQPSVALPETFAPRARRLLMEAVNQFRSFLPHVVIGVLIGSFAHGFVPDEWLIQYAGEGSFWAIPLAAIVGVPLYVRGSTMIPIAMTLTAKGMGIGAVIALVIGGAGASLPEMVMLKRMFRWPILLAFLFSVFSIAVTTGVLAEAFF; encoded by the coding sequence TTGACCTCACAACCTTTGTTTGATCGTCTTATCGATACCGGATTGTTCGCACTGCAGTTGTTCGCTGAGCTTGCTCTGCTGTTTGTGCTTATCAGTTTTCTTGTCGGTGCATTGCAGGAATGGCTTCCGGCCGACAAGGTCCGCCACTATCTTTCTGCGCGGCATGGTCACGGCTACCTGATCGGCGCCTTGATCGGCGCGGCCACACCGTTCTGCAGTTGCTCCACGGTACCGTTGACGCTTGGCTTGCTCAAGTCGGGTGCAGGATTCGGCCCGACGATGACACTGTTATTTGCCTCGCCACTGGTCAATCCCATCATCATTGCGCTGTTCTGGATCACTTTCGGGATTGAACTGACGATCCTGTATACGGCCATGGGCCTGGGCATGGCGATTGGCGTTTCGTGGCTGATGGACCGGTCGGGCTTCGAGCGCTATCTGAAGAACGACGTGATTGGTCGGAAGGTGCAAACGGCCAGTGTATCGCTGAGTAGCCTGCAGCAACCCGCTGCCAATACGCAGTGTTGCAGTACGGCGCAGAACCCACCGCTCACGGTGCGCTTGGATGCTTCGGGTATCGGCGTTGGTCAGCCCAGTGTTGCGTTGCCGGAAACCTTCGCACCTCGCGCCCGCCGCTTGCTGATGGAAGCGGTGAATCAGTTTCGCAGCTTTCTGCCGCACGTGGTGATCGGGGTATTGATCGGCTCCTTCGCCCACGGCTTCGTGCCCGACGAATGGTTGATTCAATATGCCGGCGAAGGTAGCTTCTGGGCAATCCCGCTCGCCGCGATCGTCGGCGTGCCACTGTATGTACGTGGATCGACGATGATCCCAATCGCGATGACATTGACAGCGAAGGGTATGGGTATCGGGGCAGTCATTGCGCTGGTCATCGGCGGTGCCGGTGCGTCGCTGCCTGAAATGGTAATGCTGAAAAGAATGTTCCGTTGGCCGATTCTTCTGGCCTTCCTGTTCTCAGTGTTCAGTATCGCGGTAACCACCGGGGTTTTGGCAGAGGCATTCTTCTAA
- a CDS encoding type I restriction endonuclease subunit R gives MTPEQQARKKIDELLTKAGWLLQNVADANISGGQGVAIREFPLPGHGFADYLLYVGGRAAGVIEAKKEGATLSGVELQSEKYTQGLPSGLPAWRRPLPFSYQSTGTETRFTNGLDPEPRARPLFAFHKPELLQQWLDDAGLSEAGVGEQPPPTYGLGGETFLSRLQQMPPLIEEGLWPAQVKAITNLEKSLRENRPRALIQMATGSGKTFTSISFIYRLIKFAGARRVLFLVDRGNLGDQTLKEFQQYVSPYNNFKFSEEYIVQRLGSNTLDTTARVCICTIQRMYSMLRGKELPPEDEETSVQGLESLFKEQPPIEYNPNIPIETFDLIVTDECHRSIYNLWAQVLEYFDAYLIGLTATPNKQTFGFFNQNLVMEYSHEHAVADGVNVNYDVYRIKTQITEGGSKVEAGYYVEQQDRETREKRWQELDEDLEYQAKQLDRDVVTPDQIRTVARTFRDKLFTEIFPGRTEVPKTLFFAKDDNHAENIVEILREEFGKGNDFAQKITYRTTGATPQQLIKAFRNSYFPRIAVTVDMIATGTDIKPVEIVVFMRTVKSRSFFEQMKGRGVRVINPNDLETVTPDAERKDHFVIVDAVGVCEQDKTDSKPMEKKPAVSFEKLLQAVSFGNTEEAVLTSIAGRLARMEHRLSADDDNKIRQLAQGLGVKDLSRQLVEAVNPDRHLAQARADLGIPPDSDQPVSEQALQAARAKIIQQAVKPLHDPKLRELLVEVKKKNEITIDHVSQDEVIEAGFSADATERARGVVQSFEQFIEDHKDEITALQILYSKPYKARLSFDDIKALADLIQAPPNLWTESQLWQAYAALEKTKVKGAGGRRILTDLVSLVRFAIHQDNELIPFPERVQANFNAWLASQAQSGKLFSDEQRHWLEMIRDHIAANLGIETDDFEYAPFSQEGGLGKVCQLFGDELSGIIEQLNEHLAA, from the coding sequence ATGACGCCTGAACAACAAGCGCGCAAGAAAATCGATGAACTGCTCACGAAAGCTGGCTGGCTTCTCCAGAACGTGGCCGATGCCAACATATCTGGGGGGCAGGGTGTCGCGATTCGAGAGTTTCCTCTACCCGGCCATGGCTTCGCCGACTACCTACTATATGTTGGCGGCCGTGCGGCTGGGGTGATCGAGGCCAAAAAAGAGGGCGCGACCCTCAGCGGTGTCGAGCTCCAATCCGAGAAGTACACGCAGGGTCTACCTTCCGGGTTGCCAGCCTGGCGGCGCCCGCTGCCGTTTTCGTATCAGTCGACAGGCACCGAAACTCGCTTCACCAACGGCTTGGATCCCGAGCCACGAGCGCGCCCCTTGTTTGCATTCCACAAACCCGAGCTGCTGCAGCAATGGTTGGATGACGCAGGGCTGAGCGAGGCAGGGGTAGGTGAACAACCACCGCCAACTTACGGGCTGGGTGGCGAGACCTTCCTCAGCCGTCTGCAACAGATGCCACCGCTGATCGAAGAAGGCCTCTGGCCCGCGCAGGTCAAGGCCATCACCAACCTGGAAAAGTCGCTGCGCGAGAATCGGCCGCGCGCGCTGATCCAGATGGCCACCGGCTCCGGTAAGACCTTCACCTCTATCAGCTTCATCTACCGGTTGATCAAGTTCGCCGGTGCCCGCCGGGTGCTGTTCCTGGTGGACCGCGGCAACCTGGGCGACCAGACCCTGAAGGAATTCCAGCAGTACGTCTCGCCCTACAACAACTTCAAGTTCAGCGAGGAGTACATCGTCCAGCGCCTGGGCAGCAACACGCTCGACACCACGGCGCGGGTCTGCATCTGCACCATCCAGCGCATGTACTCCATGCTGCGTGGAAAAGAGCTGCCGCCGGAAGACGAAGAAACCTCCGTGCAGGGCCTGGAAAGCCTATTCAAGGAACAGCCACCCATCGAGTACAACCCGAATATCCCCATAGAGACCTTCGACCTCATTGTCACCGACGAATGTCACCGCTCCATCTACAACCTCTGGGCGCAGGTGCTCGAATACTTCGACGCCTACCTGATCGGCCTGACCGCCACTCCCAACAAGCAGACCTTCGGCTTTTTCAATCAGAACCTGGTGATGGAGTACTCGCACGAACACGCCGTGGCCGATGGCGTCAACGTCAACTACGACGTCTACCGCATCAAGACCCAGATCACCGAGGGCGGTTCCAAGGTCGAGGCGGGCTACTACGTCGAACAGCAAGACCGCGAAACTCGCGAAAAGCGCTGGCAGGAACTGGATGAAGACCTCGAATACCAGGCCAAACAACTCGACCGCGACGTGGTCACCCCGGACCAGATCCGTACCGTGGCCCGCACCTTCCGCGACAAGCTGTTCACCGAGATCTTCCCCGGACGCACCGAGGTGCCCAAGACGCTCTTTTTTGCCAAGGACGACAACCACGCCGAGAACATCGTCGAGATCCTGCGCGAGGAATTCGGCAAGGGTAACGACTTCGCGCAGAAGATCACCTACCGCACCACCGGCGCCACGCCGCAACAGCTGATCAAGGCTTTCCGCAACAGCTACTTCCCGCGCATCGCCGTCACCGTGGACATGATCGCCACCGGCACCGATATCAAGCCGGTGGAGATCGTGGTCTTCATGCGCACCGTAAAATCGCGTTCGTTCTTTGAGCAGATGAAGGGTCGCGGGGTCAGGGTCATCAACCCGAATGATCTTGAAACTGTCACGCCAGATGCAGAAAGAAAGGACCACTTCGTCATCGTCGATGCCGTCGGCGTCTGTGAGCAGGACAAGACCGACTCCAAGCCCATGGAGAAGAAGCCGGCGGTCTCCTTCGAAAAGCTGCTGCAGGCCGTCAGCTTCGGCAACACCGAAGAGGCCGTGCTCACCTCCATCGCCGGCCGCCTGGCGCGCATGGAACACCGCCTGAGCGCAGACGACGACAACAAAATCCGCCAGCTGGCCCAGGGACTGGGCGTTAAGGACCTCAGCCGCCAGCTGGTCGAGGCCGTCAACCCTGACCGCCACCTGGCACAGGCCAGGGCCGACCTCGGTATCCCGCCGGACAGTGACCAGCCCGTCAGCGAGCAGGCCCTGCAGGCCGCCAGGGCCAAGATCATCCAGCAGGCCGTCAAACCCTTGCACGACCCCAAGCTGCGCGAGCTGCTGGTCGAGGTGAAGAAGAAAAACGAGATCACCATCGACCACGTCAGCCAGGACGAGGTCATCGAGGCCGGCTTCAGCGCCGATGCCACCGAGCGCGCCAGGGGCGTCGTCCAGTCCTTCGAGCAGTTCATCGAAGACCACAAGGACGAGATCACCGCCCTGCAGATCCTGTACAGCAAGCCCTACAAGGCCCGTCTGAGCTTCGACGACATCAAGGCACTGGCCGACCTAATCCAGGCCCCGCCCAACCTGTGGACCGAGTCCCAGCTATGGCAGGCCTATGCCGCGCTGGAAAAGACCAAGGTCAAGGGCGCCGGCGGCCGGCGCATCCTCACCGACTTGGTGTCGCTGGTGCGCTTCGCCATCCATCAGGACAACGAGCTGATCCCGTTCCCGGAACGGGTGCAGGCCAACTTCAATGCCTGGCTGGCGAGTCAGGCGCAGAGTGGCAAGCTGTTCAGTGATGAGCAGCGGCACTGGCTGGAGATGATTCGAGACCACATTGCGGCGAACCTGGGTATCGAGACGGATGACTTCGAGTACGCACCGTTCTCACAGGAGGGTGGTCTGGGCAAGGTGTGTCAGTTGTTCGGTGACGAGCTGAGCGGAATCATCGAACAACTGAACGAGCATTTGGCAGCATGA
- a CDS encoding amidohydrolase → MFRTLMLLTLVALISGVSHAAPDTILYNGKILTVDADFSTRQALAIESDRISATGTDEDVLALADAQTRKIDLQGRTVIPGLIDNHVHIVRGARQWTRDVRLTGVLTRAEAKRLIAERAEKLGDGEWVLVLGGFTPEQFSDDRKPFTREELDEVAPNNPVFMQVLFGMGYANSQAFRAIDIDEDTEIAWLEIANDIDLDANERPTGTVRGAAMNRMLAKVAEPDLAEAKERALGNMRDLHAMGVTSVLDAAGGTGLDLSLYEPYVELEKEGKLKLRLFNLYSPAVMEPGKTGGLDQELSALPFMEDSNWLQRTGVGERLYNPIHDSMLQPAANGPQHKQAFADLAKQVAAKRLHLHQHATHPRSMKQHLDAFEAIDKQYSLKELRWVFAHADGIDPEILPRAKALGMGIASHSRRLISGKSFSHPLAMLAFGNPPLKTIQASGITWGLGTDTMVVNQSNPFYTLWWAVSGRAMNGDQLTDETVTREQALIAHTRSNAWLVFREDELGSLEPGKFADLLVLDRDYLTVPEVEIRRIKPLLTMVGGEIVYGELP, encoded by the coding sequence ATGTTCAGGACCTTGATGCTGCTGACTTTGGTCGCACTCATCAGCGGCGTTTCGCACGCTGCGCCAGACACGATTCTCTACAACGGCAAAATATTGACCGTCGATGCCGACTTCAGTACCCGGCAAGCGCTCGCAATTGAGAGCGATCGTATCTCCGCAACCGGCACGGACGAGGACGTGCTGGCCCTGGCGGACGCACAGACCCGCAAAATCGATCTGCAGGGAAGGACGGTTATCCCCGGCCTGATCGACAACCACGTGCATATCGTACGCGGTGCCCGCCAGTGGACGCGCGATGTGCGCCTGACAGGCGTGCTCACCCGCGCTGAGGCCAAACGATTGATCGCCGAACGCGCAGAGAAGCTCGGCGACGGCGAATGGGTGTTGGTACTGGGCGGGTTTACGCCCGAGCAATTCAGCGACGACCGCAAACCCTTCACCCGCGAAGAGCTCGACGAAGTCGCACCGAACAACCCGGTGTTCATGCAAGTGCTGTTCGGTATGGGGTACGCCAACTCGCAGGCATTCCGCGCTATCGACATCGACGAGGATACGGAGATCGCCTGGCTGGAGATCGCCAACGACATCGATCTCGATGCCAATGAACGACCCACCGGAACCGTGCGTGGCGCCGCGATGAATCGCATGTTGGCGAAGGTGGCAGAGCCCGACCTCGCCGAGGCCAAGGAACGGGCCTTAGGCAACATGCGCGATCTGCACGCCATGGGTGTGACCAGCGTATTGGATGCAGCCGGTGGCACCGGCCTGGACCTGTCGCTCTACGAGCCTTACGTCGAACTCGAAAAGGAAGGCAAACTCAAACTGCGCCTGTTTAATCTGTACAGCCCGGCCGTGATGGAACCGGGAAAAACCGGTGGCCTCGACCAGGAACTCTCAGCCTTGCCGTTCATGGAAGACAGCAATTGGCTGCAACGAACCGGCGTAGGGGAGCGCCTGTATAACCCGATTCACGACTCCATGCTGCAACCGGCCGCGAATGGGCCACAGCACAAACAAGCGTTTGCCGATCTGGCAAAGCAAGTCGCTGCCAAGCGTTTACACCTGCATCAGCACGCCACCCACCCGCGCTCGATGAAGCAACACCTCGATGCCTTTGAAGCGATCGACAAGCAATACTCGCTGAAGGAACTGCGTTGGGTATTCGCGCACGCAGATGGTATCGATCCGGAGATTCTGCCGCGGGCGAAGGCGCTGGGTATGGGCATCGCTTCGCACAGCCGCCGCCTGATATCCGGCAAATCGTTCTCTCATCCGCTGGCGATGTTGGCGTTTGGCAATCCGCCACTGAAAACCATCCAGGCCTCCGGCATCACCTGGGGCCTGGGCACCGATACCATGGTGGTCAACCAATCGAATCCCTTCTATACGCTCTGGTGGGCCGTATCCGGCCGTGCCATGAACGGCGACCAACTCACCGACGAGACGGTAACGCGCGAACAGGCGCTGATCGCACATACGCGAAGCAATGCCTGGCTGGTATTTCGGGAGGACGAACTGGGCAGTCTCGAACCCGGTAAATTCGCCGATCTGCTAGTGCTGGACCGGGATTATCTGACCGTTCCGGAGGTCGAGATCCGTCGCATCAAGCCATTGTTGACGATGGTCGGTGGAGAGATTGTGTATGGCGAACTGCCATAG
- a CDS encoding polymorphic toxin type 4 domain-containing protein: protein MRRRTRKVSLEDGLIKRDKSPKRRRTPATRSELLDFIKLLRRFLARSANRTVKRQKQELQRLAANYRDFIGEAFHYGRLLRARARVGKFPTFSRRRLPDEASELLGESASKQPWRQFYDDDAFIATRGTGGIKEARALLMPDRSVQVELGGDVLPSISAIRSTQRYPDLSHTGQDFSTKLEPAKTRSYGGVPLRDETGNAYQRAHLWGHGFGDEARAGLMYAPAEVNQLLQSRGVERFLREQANLAAENGGNVRLVAKARSHPPAKRPSRLNRKKGEFVLSELVYEIDITRPDGSKFGARVELTVPKPPGTPVGISIFPPDAIAAGP from the coding sequence ATGCGTAGGAGAACACGTAAAGTTTCGCTTGAAGACGGTCTCATCAAGCGCGACAAGTCGCCCAAGCGGCGGCGCACGCCTGCGACGAGGTCGGAACTACTCGACTTCATAAAGCTATTGCGTCGCTTTCTCGCCCGATCAGCGAATCGCACGGTGAAGCGGCAGAAACAGGAGCTTCAACGGCTCGCCGCCAACTACCGTGATTTCATTGGCGAGGCCTTTCACTACGGCAGATTGCTCCGCGCGCGGGCCCGGGTAGGAAAATTTCCGACGTTCTCACGCAGACGGTTGCCTGACGAGGCGAGCGAATTGCTCGGTGAATCAGCATCGAAGCAGCCCTGGCGCCAGTTCTACGACGATGATGCTTTCATCGCTACACGTGGGACCGGGGGTATAAAGGAGGCAAGGGCCCTGTTGATGCCTGACCGCAGTGTACAGGTGGAACTCGGTGGCGATGTACTTCCGTCAATCTCCGCGATCCGCTCGACACAGCGCTATCCCGATCTGAGTCATACCGGGCAGGATTTCTCGACCAAACTGGAGCCGGCAAAGACAAGGAGCTATGGCGGGGTTCCGCTTCGCGACGAAACAGGGAACGCCTATCAGCGAGCACATCTCTGGGGGCATGGATTCGGCGATGAAGCTCGCGCTGGGTTGATGTATGCACCGGCGGAAGTAAACCAGCTTCTACAGTCGCGCGGGGTAGAGCGCTTTCTCCGTGAACAAGCCAATCTAGCGGCGGAAAATGGCGGCAATGTGCGTCTGGTCGCGAAGGCACGCAGTCACCCCCCAGCAAAGCGACCCTCTCGTCTCAATCGCAAGAAGGGGGAATTCGTGTTGTCTGAACTCGTTTACGAAATCGACATCACTCGACCCGATGGCTCGAAATTCGGTGCCAGAGTGGAACTGACTGTGCCGAAACCGCCGGGAACGCCGGTCGGCATCAGTATCTTCCCACCAGATGCAATTGCGGCGGGGCCGTAG